The nucleotide window tgttgtttttcttaataGAGGAAGTGACTGACGTGTACCCCTTTGGTTTCGGGGGGTTTAACGCACTCCTTTTGAATCCGCCAAGTTTCCCTCTAGTTCGTGTTTCTCTTTAGTAATTCGCATAGGGAAAAGAGGGTGTCGCAGACAAATATTCGCGAAACCTTTCCAGTTAACAGAATACAACTTGGAATAATGTAATGTGAAATATAATTGAACAAGCTTTATTTTAGTATAAATTTTTGTGACgtatttaaaaggaaatctgttaaatttttatgtttcccCTTTTGTTTACTGTTTTGGTTACCAAATCCAAAGAGAATCGGCCCAAGGGAAGAAAAGTGAGAAAAggaaagtattaaaaaaagggtACCCATTCTTCTCCCTCTTCTTTCCTCAGGCCGATTACCTGTGGAATCCACAGGTATCCACAGGTTTGATTCAGTCTCTACAACCATAAAAATTACtgagaaaattaaaatttgaaggattttcatttaaatacgtcacaacaatttatactaaaaaaacttgttcaaTTACCTTTCACATTACATTATTTCAAGTCCCTTCCTCTATTAAAAAcgttgttttaatttattttaaaatttatgaaCTAAATTGtttgtcaaaaaaataaaatgtattgtaatatatatatattgtgaAGGTTAAGTTATAAATATTGGAAACTGCAATTAACGTAGGACTATGAACTAAAAACGATCAAGACAAAGCTATGTCTTAAGTTGGTGAGCATACGTTGACGGTCATGAAAAAGATTGCTGGGTAGTTAAGTTAGAATGTATTGATACGGAGCTTGTCTTATTTACTTAAGAAATAGCAATGTGTTATGAACAAACACATGGTTTTCGATCAGTTCTAAAGAgtggttcgaggttgccatcttggataggtctttctcccagtttggtgcaaccACCAAATGGAAAACATTGACGTTGTCCATAATAAAAGTGTAGGAATGGAAAGACaaagggaaagtgaaaaaagagGGACCAACCCCTTTCTTCCCCACTCTATTCTTCCCTTCCTTTACTGTCCTTCCATTCGTACCCTTTTGTTATGGACAATGTAATGCTTTTTGGATGTggttgcaccaaactgggTGAAAGACCTATCCtagatggcaacctcgaactAGGGCTGTGGTACGGACGTTTTTTGGCagtttttttatggtttttttagatggggttttcttcttccgcgGGTTGGAGAGGGTTGGGCCAACTGAGTAAATGGGTTCGGCCCGGGCCAATGGGTCAATAAATTTTTACCGGCCGGGTAACGGCCCGGGTAAAAATCGGGTCAAACACACTTTTTTTGACAAACTTTATAAAATTCCCTAATTTTCTTaattatcttcttcttccaacatTGACACGACAATTATGTCTTCTGAACACGAACGCCCTTTTCTACCACTTATCCTACTTTTCATGCAACGAAATTCTCGTAGAGCATTTGGCGGCAATATTTTTAGGTCTTTGTTGAGGCCGCAGGCATAGTGAATAACGAGCTTCTCTATGTgactactagatggcgccaccgCTCGGGTTGGCCCGCGAACCCGGCGGTTCAACCCCTCGCCCGGTCCATACAAAATATTCCTCGGTGGGTCgagttgggtttttttttcttcagcccgggctgtggcccgggttTTCATGGCCCGGCCCACAGCCCTACCTCGAACCactctatatatttaaaaggtggtatgttcattttttaactGTAATTTAAATTAAGGAAATAAAGAAGTGGTTTTCGACTATCATAGcgcaacaaataaaaaaacgtttcGATGCTTGGTAATTAACGCTTTTATATTATTACACTTCCATTGAAATACAAATCAGCGTATTGGAGAACAAATCAGACGAACTTCTgttctataatttttttcctgctggGACCTTTCCTCGTCCTTTCGGTCTTCCAGGCAACCTTCCATTTCCTCGTCTTGTTCCTCTTGTTTTTCCCTGTGTTTGGAAAGGCGCAGATAAACGTCTGACCTTTACGCATGGCTCAATTGCCAATTTGTGGTCTTTATTAAAAACGAGATATTTTATAAGAGAAGCAGCCGCAGTACCCGCCGTACCATCTGCCACCCGCTTCAATGTCGTTTGCGGAGGAATTCCAGAGTTGCTTGGCCCAAATATTTCCCCTTCTGATTGTACCGTAGAGAAGTAAATACTAAAATAATCAGAATTTTAGTTGAAAGAAGACTGATATAAATTATACCTTCGCGGTGTTGATAATTGGGAGACGAAGACCTTGTGCTGGACGGTGAAAGAGGAGCGGAGGAAAGAGGTGATAAATTATTTCTCTCATTTTGCAATGTCAGCAAACTGTCCACATCTGTACACACCattgaaaaatcaataatttaAACACAACCTGAGTGGAAATAATATTATGTTTGTTGTTACCTTCGTGGCAATTTGGTGAAGGATATTGCTTTGCATTTTTCGACGGAGGAGTATATTTTGTACTACACTTCACCTGTTTCtccattttgttattttcttcttcttcttcttcttcttcttcttcttcttgatcttttttttcttcttcttctttttcttgatcttcttctttttcttgatcttcttctttttcttgatctttttcttcttcttgatcttcttcttcttcttgatcttcttcttcttctttttcttcttcttcttcttctcctgctCTCTCTTtagatgatttcattttattgtttcctgtcctttcatcttttttctctttcgactttctcttttttcctttaaaattttaaaaattttttaagcaCTAATAAttgcaaaatttattagcATAATGCTTTTTCTACCTCTTTCAATGGAGTTTTTCTGCTCATGATTCTCGAGGAGTACTGATTCATTTTCATGTTCgatagttttcttctttgctaaATTATATTATGAATGTTAGCACAGGTATAGAAGTAACTAGAAAACATGAAAACCTGTTCTATTTCTTTTGCTGGCTCCTTTTTCAATGAAGTTTCTCTGCTTTGGATTGTCATGAAGTAGTGATTCATTGTCTTGGTCGATTACTTTCTTCAGTCCTAAATTAGAATACAAATGTTAACACAGCTATAAAAATTTGTaggaaacaagaaatacctcttctctctctcttgctgGCTCTCTCTTGCCATATGCCCTTTTCTTCACACAACTTCTGTCTTTTCtctgaaaaacataattttaatttaaaaacaatttctaatttgaatacactagCAAAAAAGCaaccttgttttttgttccaatGTCGAACCCAAAGTTGATCTATAAGAATGCCATCTTCTGATTGGGCAAACTGAATTCCCCCACCACTGGCTAAAACATATTTGGTATGTTGGGTTCCGTTGGGATAACGAATTAAACATACAACTGAAGCATTGAAGTTCTCAGCCATTTCATCTATTTTGGTGTAGATACTCTTGTGGCAGTGGGACTTCCTCCTGTCAAGGTTGTTTTGTTCGTGGTTACCCAAAGAATTCCAATAGTTTTGCCATTCGATAGTTTTCCATGGTTTATTTCGATTAGGtacttccttttttcctttaaaggaTTCCTGTAATAATATAACATAATTATTTTAAGTAGGCATACGTAACCAAATTAATGACAAATAAATTACTTTGAACTGAGAAATTCTGATTCGATCTTCTTTGTTCTTCTGTTTAATTTGTCTCCCCATTATATTTTTCATGtgttgtaattcttttttcctttgtgcCATGGCTTCATTTAGCCTCTTTTCAGCTAGATCTGTTTCATCGTGAACAATTTCAGAATTGCTGAGTGAATGTGAATCTTCCATGTTTGACTGTGAATGCCAAAAAAATCTGCATATGAATCAAACATAAACAGTCAGTAAAAGTTACGAAATGATACAAAAACTGTATGTGTGTACTTACAGCTTGTTCAACGAGTTGCAGTCAAGAACTATGACAGGATCAATGTACTTTGTTCTGTGAGTAAATTTTCAAGAAGTGCAAGTCATATGACACAGATTATTGGCCCATCAGACATTACATTGAATAGGTAATGTAAAAGGTAGTATTTCAGCTCTGCAATGAGTAATCAGGAGTATTATTATTAGCTTTGTTTAAACTATGATGTAATGGGTTGTATGCATCAATATATAACTGGTCAGAATTTCTTTACTTTGTTATTTGATAAATGAAATATcataattaatatttaatatcagatgtggtaaaataacaaaaattggaCTGGATAACCAGCTCCCCAACACGTCACATCAGTATTcagaaaaaatgtcaaattaaacaaaagatgtggcacaataaaaaaatgggactCGATAACCAGCTCTACCCCAAAAATAACATTcggttcaataaaaataaatgagacCGGATTACCTTCTTTAATGTAACGCATATTATTTAACACCAACGAAAAAGCCACGCGACTGCTTAAGCAAAAAAAGTGTAGCAGACAACTTTCCACATTTCTGTCACTAGGGGGCACAATGTAAGTTCGGGGTCGCTTAATTTTCCCTCCGCTAGATGTCAGCATAGCTTGACAAAGTAGCTTGAAAAAATAGCGCCGGAAAATAGATAGGTGCCGGGTTGAGGTTGAGGGTTGAGGTGCTGGGTTGAGGTTGAGGGTTCAGGTGCTGGGTTCAGGTGCTACTTATGGCACTAAAAACGTGCCATAGGCGACTGGTCACACGAGTAACGCGAGTCCGTTTTTTCAGCGCTTATCGCTGGTCCGTCCGCTATTTTTTGCGGCTCATTATAAGCGAAAAAAATCCATTGAAATTTGTTGCGCTACATCTAACGCTATCTAAGCGCGCGTGGCACTAGCGATTTGTTTGCGATAAAGTAGCACGCGATGCGCTATATTTAGCGCAATATTCGTATTTCATTGTATTATTTACGAAACGCGCAAGCGGttcgttaatttaaaaaaatcgacGAATAAAATGTTGCGAAAGGGAAAACGATTGCGGCCAATGGACGAGAAGAGCGTGCCTGTACATGATATAAGCGCTTGTCGCGAGTCCGTTGGCTATATTATTAGCGCTAATCGTCGCCCTTCCACTGTTTTATACGGCTCGCTGCTCGcggccaaacattttaaattgttagcGTTAGATCTAGCGTTCTCTACGCGCGCATTTCGCTAATAATTAACTTAAGATTAACTTGCGCGAAATGCGTAAAATTTAGCACattgaatttcattacataatttacaaacacaaataagcagcaaaaataaatatgtagCGCGAAAAATAATTAAGTCAAATATTACGCGCTAGATCTAGCGCTGTGTAAGCGCGTATGGCACTAGTGATTTACCTGTGATAAACTACGAGGCGCTAAATTTAGCGCAATACCTTTTATAATATATACGCAAAAATAAtaaggtaaaatatttttcactAGAACAAGCTTTACTAAGAGCGCAGGAGGGTGCTAATCATTAAGTTGCGCACGATAGTATCAATTAAGCGCAATTTATTTCATGGTATAATTTACGAAACGCGCAAgccctaaaataaaaatttagccCTTATTAAAGCgtattgttttaaatttaattaaccGGGCGCATATCTAGCAAATATTTGGCTTAATATTATTGCGCTAGTTTTTCACCGTTTAATTCCGGGCTGGTCGGACTGCCCCTTGTCGACGACACCCAGAGTAGCTGATCGTTAGCGACCCGTCGTTCCTTTATAGCCGTATGCCCTTGCTGTCCAATAAATTGAAGATGGCCCACCTCCAACACCGGCAGCGGCTACTGGCTCGCACCACATAGACGGaacatttgaaaaactcaGCGGCCACCGCTCGCAGCCATTTGCTATTGAGAGCGAAAAGAAGGCGCTTCCCAGTTCCCAGATACATCTGGCTAAAAAAATATCCGCAAACCATGCTAAGTCACCTGagtttttgatatttttcacCTCGTTGGCGCTGGCCAACAGCGGCTACTCCAGCTCGAACCGCTTCCGGTGTTGAAGGTGGGTCAtcttcaatttatttattgagCAGCGAAGGCATATATGCGTCCGTAAATAGGAAAAGCCGTCAAAGATGGGCCGCTGTTCATATGGGACAGATCAATCGCCAACAAATTCATCAGTTTATATTCTGGGTGTCGTCGACAAGGGGCAGTCCGGCCAGCCCGGAATTAAACGGCAAAATATAAACGCAATTTATTTCAGCCGAGAATTTTCCTTCAATCAAATTTCATGTGATGCGCATTATTCAGCgctaaacat belongs to Daphnia magna isolate NIES linkage group LG1, ASM2063170v1.1, whole genome shotgun sequence and includes:
- the LOC123471474 gene encoding LOW QUALITY PROTEIN: glutamic acid-rich protein-like (The sequence of the model RefSeq protein was modified relative to this genomic sequence to represent the inferred CDS: deleted 1 base in 1 codon), which translates into the protein MQIFLAFTVKHGRFHSLSNSEIVHDETDLAEKRLNEAMAQRKKELQHMKNIMGRQIKQKNKEDRIRISQFKESFKGKKEVPNRNKPWKTIEWQNYWNSLGNHEQNNLDRRKSHCHKSIYTKIDEMAENFNASVVCLIRYPNGTQHTKYVLASGGGIQFAQSEDGILIDQLWVRHWNKKQEKRQKLCEEKGIWQERASKRERRGLKKVIDQDNESLLHDNPKQRNFIEKGASKRNRTERAGEEEEEEKEEEEDQEEEEDQEEEKDQEKEEDQEKEEDQEKEEEEKKDQEEEEEEEEEEENNKMEKQVKCSTKYTPPSKNAKQYPSPNCHEDVDSLLTLQNERNNLSPLSSAPLSPSSTRSSSPNYQHREEGEIFGPSNSGIPPQTTLKRVADGTAGTAAASLIKYLVFNKDHKLAIEPCVKVRRLSAPFQTQGKTRGTRRGNGRLPGRPKGRGKVPAGKKL